TTCAAGATGGCCCGTCGCTCTACCTCCACGAAGCCTCGCAGCAGCCGGAGAAGCCGGTCCTGCTCCCCCAACCCATCCCGCTCCCCGCTGACAAGCGTGACCGGATTGATATTTCCAAAAAACCGTTCTAAGGCGAGAGCGAGTCGCTCCCCCCGATCGCCGGTGAGCAGGGAGACTCCCGAATTGTCATGTCGTGATGGATAAACCACTTATCCCCCAAGATTCCAGCACTTGGCTCCAGTATAGGACCCGACCTCGGAACGGGTCAAGGACGTTTCCCGATTCCGAGCGGGCGAAACCCCGTCCTTGGCGCGACCTCACTCTCAGGCCAAAGGTGGGACAGTTTGATTCTTGGTATTTAAGAGAAGTAATAGGCACAAGTCGCTCTGCTGCACGGTGGCTGCGTTCATCCCGATAGTTACCACCTGGGATGGCATGACCCTTGCTGCTACCGATTCCCGTAGAAACCTGCTGGAGGTAAAGCATGTCAGCCCACTCCAAATCACTCATGCGTCACCACCTGCGCTTTGCCCGCTACCTGCCCATTCGGTACGCCGCGCTGAGTTCCAAGCATCCCTCTCTCAAACCACTTGCCGGCAGAACGCGGTCCATTGGTGCCGGCGGACTCGCAATCCTCCTGCCGGAATCTGTCCCTGTTAGTACTCCGTTGTTGGTCCAAATTGCTCAAGGAGATCCCTTGCGCGGAAACGTCGTCTGGCTTGGCCAGAGCACGCCTACCATCTTGGGAACCAGGTTCCCCCACGGAGTGGCTTTCGAGGAACCGGTCGAGGCAGCCCAGGTACGCCAATGGGTGTCTCAGGGCATACAACGGCTCGATCCTCGAGCGCCGGTCCGATTCGATATCGAGTACACCCAAGCTCAAGCCATAGTCCGAGGGACATGCCTTAGCCTCAGCCGGGGAGGGATATTCATCACGACGAGACGCCCGGCCGTACCGGGGCCCGAGATCTTGCTCCATTTCACGCCGCCGGGCCTGTCTGACCGTCTTTCGATACTTGCGCATGTCGTCTGGGTATGCAAAGAGGAGACAGCACCGAGCGCCATCACCGGAATGGGAGTACAGTTCCTCGAACTGGAGGCCTCAGAGGCGATTGGCATCGTCGTTGATCGCCTTTGCGCAGAGGCAATCCCCCCTGCGGATCCTTCGCGTTTACTCCTCCCACCGTCTCGTTAGCCCTCATGGCTTGTCCTTTCACCTTCCCACATGGTCCATCCTTCCAGACACTTCAACGGCCTTGGACCGGCGGGCAGCAGAGTTGTATTTCCCCTTTCGCCCGATCTTTCACACCGGCCTGCTCTGCTCTAGTGCCGCACCAACTATTTTTCACTAGCATTCTGCGCTGGTGCGGCACTTTCGCTAGGGGGGCAGGCCCCCCTTCGGCGCTCGGCGTTCGCCTCGCTGAGCACCCCCCAGGCGTAGGGGAGCCTCTCCCCTACAACCCCTCAGTGCCCCTGGCCCGCATTATTCACGAACGGAGTGTCTTCGTGAATAATGCGCCTGCAGGTGCGGGCTCGGCCGCACCGGCAGGTTTCGATCCCGCCGCTGCGGCGGGCCTCAAGGCTAGCCCTGAGCGTCGCCCCGCACACGCGGGGCGGAGTCGAAGCCCGGAGGGCCGATTATTCACTTCTGTGTGAATAATCCGGGCTGGCGGAACCCTGCGGTGCTTAGGAGGAGTGAGTTGGAGGGGCAATAGTATGGCCTTGAACTTACCATCTCTGCATGGGTACAATAAGAAAACGCGGGATCCCTGGTGTCCTCTTCAGTGCAGAGGAGGCTTCTTTGGGCCGACCAAAGTCCCGCGTGCACCTATCAGATGGAGAGGCTGCCATGAGTGATCGGGATGACACAAGACGCTCACCCCGCATTCCCTGCGACCTGCCGATGGAGTACCATGTCAAAGGCGACCGCCCCAGGGACGGCCGGATCACCAAGATCGGGACTGTGGGGGCGCTTCTCACCACGGAAGAGCCGATTCCACTTGGGGCCGAGCTGGTTCTCAGCTTTCGCCTCCCCGTGAGCAACCGGCCTGTCCGGACATCCTGTACGGTAAAGTGGGTTGACGAGCAATCGGTCGGAGTGGAGTTCGCCCATCTGAACCTTCAGGAAAAGGATGAGATCTGGAAGTTCTACGCGAGAGAGTCGGCGCGGCAGCGAAAAGCACGCCCTTAGTCGAAGCCGGCTTCTCTCCAAGGGCGCGACTCTAGGTCGCGAAACGGCCTAGTCCAAAAATGTCGGTCTTCTCGGACCAGTCTGCTTTCTTTTGAGGCCGTTCCGACTTCTTGAACCAAGTAACCCCCAGCTACAAGGTTATGGCTGGGGGCTTACTTTTTCAGTGCTCGGTGGCTGGTCCTGACGGGGGCGCGGGAGTCGCGGGCGGAACGGACGATATAGAAGCTCAAGGTCTTGAGCATGACGGAGAGGTCTACGTTCTGCACTTTCACCCCTTTGGGAACAGAGAGCTGCGTGGGGGCGAAGTTGAGGATGGCGTGTACCCCCGCAGCAACCAACCGGGTGGCCACCCCCTGGGCTGCCCCTGCGGGGACTGCGATGACGGCCATCTTGATCCTACGACGCTTGAGGATCGGGACCAGCTTCTGCACGTGGTAGACCGCGACCCTGCCAACCCGGTGGCCCACCTTGCTGGGATCAATTTCGAAGGCCACCAATATCCGAAACCCCCGCTGCTGAAAGCCCCGGTAATTCAGGAGGGCGGAGCCCAAGTTTCCCAGACCGACTAGGGCAACCTCCCATTTTTGGTTGAGGCCCAGGATCCGCTCCAGGTTCTGCTTGAGCCCCTCGGTATAATAGCCGAGTCCCCGAACGCCGAACTGGCCGAAGTATGCCAGATCCTTTCGAACCTGGGCGGAGTTCAGCCCGAAGCGTTCGGCCAACTGCTGCGAAGAGACAGCGGTCATCCCATCGGCGACAAGCTCCTCCACACACCTGAGGTAGATACTCAGGCGGGTGATGGTCCTTTCAGGGATCCGAGAACTGATCGACTGTCTCGACCGCTTCTGTGCCATGGCTCCCTACCCCAAAAAACTCCGAACAGACCGGACCGCCAGATCCCACACGCCTGCAGGCAGAAGTCCCAACTGGAGCGTGGCCGCAGTCGCGAGGAAGAGCGTAATGAGGATGGCGGGCGAAAAGACCGGATTCGGTTGTCCCTCTCGTGGTTCCTCCATATACATCACCACCACTACCCGGAGATAAAAGAAAACGGAAATGAGACTACAGAGAACAGCAAGAACCACCAGGCCCACATAGTTGGCCTCTACCGCAGCACTGAAGATATACAACTTCCCCATGAATCCGCCAGTGGGGGGAAGCCCTGCCAGCGAAAACATAAAAACCGC
The genomic region above belongs to Candidatus Methylomirabilota bacterium and contains:
- a CDS encoding PilZ domain-containing protein — its product is MSAHSKSLMRHHLRFARYLPIRYAALSSKHPSLKPLAGRTRSIGAGGLAILLPESVPVSTPLLVQIAQGDPLRGNVVWLGQSTPTILGTRFPHGVAFEEPVEAAQVRQWVSQGIQRLDPRAPVRFDIEYTQAQAIVRGTCLSLSRGGIFITTRRPAVPGPEILLHFTPPGLSDRLSILAHVVWVCKEETAPSAITGMGVQFLELEASEAIGIVVDRLCAEAIPPADPSRLLLPPSR
- a CDS encoding PilZ domain-containing protein, whose protein sequence is MSDRDDTRRSPRIPCDLPMEYHVKGDRPRDGRITKIGTVGALLTTEEPIPLGAELVLSFRLPVSNRPVRTSCTVKWVDEQSVGVEFAHLNLQEKDEIWKFYARESARQRKARP
- a CDS encoding redox-sensing transcriptional repressor Rex, with the protein product MAQKRSRQSISSRIPERTITRLSIYLRCVEELVADGMTAVSSQQLAERFGLNSAQVRKDLAYFGQFGVRGLGYYTEGLKQNLERILGLNQKWEVALVGLGNLGSALLNYRGFQQRGFRILVAFEIDPSKVGHRVGRVAVYHVQKLVPILKRRRIKMAVIAVPAGAAQGVATRLVAAGVHAILNFAPTQLSVPKGVKVQNVDLSVMLKTLSFYIVRSARDSRAPVRTSHRALKK